Proteins co-encoded in one Calditrichota bacterium genomic window:
- a CDS encoding DUF4332 domain-containing protein produces MANYKIVEIEGIGKSHANKLAKAGITTVSDLLEKGATRKGRKDLADATGIDESLILKWVNAADLFRIPGIGSEYAELLEKAGVDSVKELRNRKPENLHAALTEVNEKHKLVRKLPGLSQVEGWVQAAKQLEPVIKY; encoded by the coding sequence ATGGCAAACTACAAGATTGTGGAAATCGAAGGTATCGGCAAATCTCATGCAAACAAGTTGGCCAAGGCCGGAATCACGACGGTGAGCGACCTGCTCGAAAAAGGGGCCACGCGCAAGGGACGCAAGGACTTGGCAGATGCTACCGGCATCGATGAGTCCCTGATCCTGAAGTGGGTGAACGCCGCGGACCTATTCCGCATCCCAGGCATTGGCAGCGAGTACGCCGAGCTGCTGGAGAAGGCGGGTGTGGACAGCGTCAAGGAACTGCGCAACCGCAAGCCTGAGAATCTCCATGCGGCCCTCACCGAGGTGAACGAGAAGCACAAACTCGTGCGGAAGCTGCCCGGACTCAGCCAGGTAGAAGGCTGGGTGCAGGCTGCCAAGCAGCTCGAGCCGGTCATCAAGTACTAA